From the uncultured Trichococcus sp. genome, one window contains:
- the xylA gene encoding xylose isomerase, whose amino-acid sequence MSYFSTVDKIKYEGVTTENPMAFRHYNASEMVMGKTMKDHLRFAVAYWHTMTQDGSDPFGSPTNIRTWEGSTPMETAKNRVEAFFEILEKLGVEYFCFHDVDIAPECDSLEEFFNNIEEITDLIKAKMDQTGIKLLWNTANMFSHPRYVNGAASSNSAEVFAYAAAQVKKGLDISKKLGGANYVFWGGREGYESLLNTDMKFEQDNIARLFKMAVAYGEKIGHKPQFLIEPKPMEPSKHQYDFDSATTMAFIQKYGLEGDFKLNLEANHATLAGHTFEHEMNVARCYDALGSIDANQGDMLLGWDTDEFPTNIYDTTLAMYEILENGGIAPGGINFDSKVRRSSFEMEDLLLAHIAGMDTFARGLKAAAKLKEERFFDDLKDKRYASYNEGVGARILSDEETLESLTEYSLQNGDIKLESSHLEFVKSRLNDYLV is encoded by the coding sequence ATGAGTTATTTTTCAACAGTAGATAAAATCAAATATGAAGGCGTTACCACAGAAAACCCAATGGCTTTCCGTCATTATAATGCATCTGAAATGGTGATGGGCAAAACGATGAAAGATCACTTGCGCTTCGCGGTAGCTTACTGGCACACAATGACGCAGGACGGTTCCGATCCTTTCGGAAGCCCTACGAACATCCGCACATGGGAAGGTTCCACTCCAATGGAAACCGCAAAAAACCGTGTGGAAGCTTTCTTTGAAATTTTAGAAAAACTTGGCGTTGAATATTTCTGTTTCCATGATGTGGATATCGCACCAGAATGCGATTCGCTGGAAGAATTCTTCAATAATATCGAAGAAATCACGGATCTGATCAAAGCAAAAATGGATCAAACCGGCATCAAACTGTTGTGGAATACAGCAAACATGTTCTCACACCCACGTTATGTGAACGGGGCAGCTTCATCCAATAGCGCTGAAGTTTTTGCCTATGCAGCGGCACAAGTTAAAAAAGGCCTGGATATCAGCAAAAAATTGGGAGGCGCAAACTATGTCTTCTGGGGTGGCCGTGAAGGTTATGAGTCCTTATTGAATACAGACATGAAATTCGAGCAAGACAACATCGCTCGCTTGTTCAAAATGGCAGTTGCTTACGGCGAAAAAATCGGCCACAAACCACAGTTCCTGATCGAACCTAAACCGATGGAGCCATCGAAACACCAATACGATTTCGATTCTGCAACAACAATGGCCTTTATCCAAAAATATGGTTTGGAAGGCGACTTCAAACTGAACCTGGAAGCGAACCATGCGACATTGGCCGGACATACATTTGAACATGAAATGAATGTAGCCCGTTGCTACGATGCGCTGGGATCGATCGATGCCAACCAAGGAGACATGTTGTTGGGCTGGGATACAGACGAATTCCCGACGAACATCTATGATACGACATTGGCCATGTATGAAATCCTTGAAAACGGTGGGATTGCACCGGGCGGAATCAACTTCGATTCCAAAGTACGCCGCTCCTCATTCGAGATGGAAGATCTGTTATTGGCACACATTGCCGGGATGGACACTTTTGCCCGCGGATTGAAAGCTGCTGCCAAGTTGAAAGAGGAACGTTTCTTCGATGATCTGAAAGACAAACGCTATGCCAGCTACAACGAAGGTGTCGGCGCAAGAATCTTGTCTGATGAAGAAACTTTGGAATCATTGACAGAGTATTCCCTGCAAAACGGAGACATCAAACTGGAGTCAAGCCATCTTGAATTCGTTAAATCCCGTTTGAACGACTACTTAGTATAA
- a CDS encoding alpha-glucosidase, protein MNGWWKNAVGYQIYPRSFRDANHDGIGDLQGIIEKLPYLKSLGVDFIWLNPVYASPNVDNGYDISDYQDIHPDFGTMADFEELLGKAHAAGIKIIMDLVVNHTSDQHPWFLEAKKGKSNPYRDYYLWADATEKKLPNAWLSFFGGSAWTYDDNSGQAYFHVFAPEQPDLNWKNPQVREEIYRMIRWWLDLGIDGFRLDAISHIQKEPWDFRITDNPWAPFMNVSGIEVYMQELKEIFDAYPIMTVGEASGVSSKKAVNWTKEDGYLNMIFELEHNVREGQPGAERLNLLGFKKVLSRWQKDLGSNGWNALYVENHDNPRIASILGDESPKSAKAIATMYMLLKGTPFIYQGQEIGMTNFAFESMEQVDAQDSHNLYRILMDSGASPEEALRKVTHWTRDHSRTPLQWEGGMFGGFSELLPWMAVNGNTAHVNIAEQEKDEQSVLSHYKQLIRMRKEHPIYAEGTFELVLKNHPQVFAYLRETDTKQVLVLTNLSRNPCQIDLPTRVVNKKWQLLLTNTMDVPAVAKRLQMQPYDAWVFEEIDLGVCR, encoded by the coding sequence ATGAACGGATGGTGGAAAAATGCGGTAGGCTACCAGATTTATCCCCGGAGTTTCCGGGATGCCAACCACGACGGCATCGGCGACCTGCAGGGAATCATCGAAAAACTGCCCTACCTGAAGTCATTGGGCGTGGATTTCATTTGGCTGAACCCAGTCTACGCCTCGCCGAATGTCGATAACGGTTATGACATTTCCGATTATCAGGACATCCATCCCGATTTCGGTACGATGGCCGACTTCGAGGAACTGCTGGGAAAAGCCCATGCGGCAGGCATCAAAATCATCATGGATCTGGTCGTGAACCATACAAGCGACCAGCACCCTTGGTTTCTGGAAGCGAAAAAAGGCAAAAGCAACCCGTACCGCGACTATTATTTGTGGGCGGATGCGACGGAAAAAAAGCTGCCGAACGCTTGGCTAAGTTTCTTCGGCGGATCGGCCTGGACTTACGACGACAACTCGGGCCAGGCCTACTTCCATGTCTTCGCGCCGGAACAGCCCGATCTTAATTGGAAAAACCCGCAAGTGAGGGAAGAAATCTACCGGATGATCCGCTGGTGGCTGGATTTGGGCATCGACGGCTTCCGTCTGGATGCGATCAGCCATATCCAGAAAGAACCTTGGGATTTCAGAATCACCGACAATCCTTGGGCACCCTTCATGAATGTCTCGGGGATCGAAGTCTATATGCAGGAACTGAAGGAGATTTTTGATGCCTACCCTATCATGACGGTCGGTGAAGCGAGCGGCGTCTCCAGCAAAAAAGCGGTGAATTGGACCAAAGAGGACGGCTATCTGAACATGATCTTCGAGTTGGAACATAACGTGCGCGAAGGTCAGCCGGGCGCGGAGCGGCTCAATCTGTTGGGATTCAAAAAAGTGCTTTCCCGTTGGCAAAAGGACTTGGGGTCGAACGGATGGAACGCCTTATACGTGGAGAATCACGATAATCCGCGGATCGCTTCGATTCTGGGGGATGAATCGCCCAAATCGGCCAAAGCGATTGCGACGATGTATATGCTGCTGAAAGGGACGCCCTTCATCTATCAAGGCCAGGAGATCGGTATGACCAATTTCGCTTTCGAGTCGATGGAGCAAGTCGACGCCCAGGATTCGCACAATCTCTATCGGATTCTCATGGACAGCGGTGCCTCTCCGGAAGAAGCATTGCGCAAAGTCACCCATTGGACGCGGGACCATTCGCGCACCCCATTGCAGTGGGAAGGCGGCATGTTCGGCGGATTTTCCGAGTTGCTGCCCTGGATGGCAGTGAACGGCAACACCGCGCATGTGAACATCGCCGAGCAGGAAAAGGACGAGCAATCCGTTCTGAGCCATTACAAGCAACTGATCCGAATGCGGAAGGAGCATCCCATCTATGCCGAGGGAACCTTCGAACTGGTTCTGAAAAATCATCCGCAGGTCTTCGCTTATTTGCGGGAGACCGACACAAAACAGGTGCTCGTCCTCACGAATCTTAGCCGCAACCCCTGCCAAATCGACCTGCCGACGCGGGTGGTCAATAAAAAATGGCAGCTGCTGCTGACGAATACAATGGATGTGCCTGCGGTTGCAAAGCGGCTGCAGATGCAGCCTTACGATGCTTGGGTATTTGAGGAAATCGATTTAGGTGTGTGCCGCTGA
- a CDS encoding DgaE family pyridoxal phosphate-dependent ammonia lyase produces the protein MTVSYEKFDLKEVINASGRMTILGVSKVSKAVLAAQQYGGEHFFEMEDLSVKIGAYLADLLKAEDAQVVSSASAGIAQSVAGVIGKGSLFHAYHPYAETITQREIILPKGHNVDYGTPVEVMIQQGGGKVIEAGYANMCTPEHVEMLITEDTAALLYVKSHHTVQKSMLTVQEMVTVARKYDLPVIVDAAAEEDLFGYYAAGADLVIYSGAKAIEGPSAGLVVGKKSAIEWVRLQGKGIGRAMKIGKDNILGFAQAVEDYLANGSESGESMKARLVPFIEAVNQIPALQATVVQDSAGREIYRGSVKVTGTISAKEVIRQLKTQNPAIYTREYQANNGIIEFDVRSVDQTEMAKIVQRLREILGE, from the coding sequence ATGACGGTCAGTTATGAGAAGTTTGATTTGAAGGAAGTCATCAATGCTTCCGGTCGGATGACGATTTTAGGTGTCTCGAAAGTATCAAAAGCTGTTCTGGCTGCCCAACAATATGGGGGAGAACACTTTTTTGAGATGGAAGATTTGTCGGTGAAAATCGGCGCTTATTTGGCTGATCTGCTCAAGGCAGAAGACGCCCAAGTTGTGTCTTCAGCTTCGGCGGGCATCGCCCAATCCGTGGCAGGAGTCATCGGCAAAGGCAGTTTATTTCATGCCTACCATCCTTATGCAGAAACAATCACGCAACGGGAAATCATTTTGCCCAAAGGCCATAATGTGGATTACGGTACGCCGGTTGAAGTCATGATTCAGCAAGGAGGCGGCAAAGTCATTGAAGCGGGATACGCAAACATGTGCACCCCGGAACACGTTGAAATGCTGATTACCGAGGATACGGCGGCCCTCCTTTATGTTAAAAGTCATCACACCGTGCAAAAGAGCATGCTGACGGTGCAAGAAATGGTGACCGTAGCCCGAAAATACGACTTGCCGGTGATCGTCGACGCCGCAGCGGAAGAAGATTTGTTCGGTTATTATGCAGCGGGGGCGGACTTGGTGATCTATTCAGGAGCCAAAGCGATTGAAGGCCCGAGTGCCGGACTGGTTGTCGGGAAAAAAAGCGCAATCGAGTGGGTGCGACTCCAAGGCAAGGGGATTGGCAGGGCCATGAAGATCGGCAAAGACAATATTCTGGGGTTTGCCCAAGCCGTGGAAGATTATCTGGCTAATGGCAGCGAAAGCGGCGAATCGATGAAGGCGCGTCTAGTGCCCTTTATCGAAGCGGTCAATCAAATACCCGCTTTACAAGCTACGGTTGTGCAAGACAGCGCCGGCCGGGAGATCTATCGGGGCAGTGTCAAAGTGACTGGGACAATCAGCGCCAAAGAAGTCATCCGGCAGTTGAAAACGCAAAATCCGGCGATCTACACGCGCGAATACCAAGCCAATAACGGCATCATTGAATTTGATGTCCGTTCCGTTGACCAGACCGAAATGGCGAAAATTGTCCAGCGATTGCGGGAAATTTTGGGGGAATGA
- the xylB gene encoding xylulokinase, translating to MAYVLGIDLGTSSLKGLLLDEQGKAVASAQKEYPLIHPKSGYSEQDPGQWILACEYVLDRLKDEVADFTENLEGISFSGQMHSLVVLDKENNVLRNAILWNDVRTTKQCKAITDAFGKELLAITKNIALEGFTLPKILWIQENEPEIWEKVQHMLLPKDYLGYWMTGTMHMDYSDAAGTLLLDVEKKEWSKPILEKFRIPETHLPELIGSSGMTGNLRPELANRFGFEKEVKIFAGGADNACAAIGAGIVNAETGMASIGTSGVFLAFEDSAEQDYQGKLHLFNHTIEDGYYSMGVTLAAGHSLNWFKDTFAPDSTFEELLEGLDAIQPGADGLLFTPYIVGERTPHVDGKIRGSFIGMDTSHTIKHFGRAVLEGITFSLKDSQVLMEQVAGKSFKRIVSVGGGAKNPDWLQIQADVFDAEITCLEVEQGPGLGAAMLAAVGLGWFPTVTACADVFVAYKDVIRPIPENVAVYKKMYALYTQVYGATKEICHELTKE from the coding sequence ATGGCGTATGTGTTAGGAATAGACTTGGGAACAAGTTCATTGAAGGGGTTGCTGTTGGATGAGCAAGGCAAGGCAGTAGCTTCCGCCCAAAAAGAGTATCCGCTGATCCATCCGAAATCCGGCTACAGCGAGCAGGATCCGGGACAATGGATACTGGCCTGCGAGTACGTGCTGGATAGGTTGAAGGATGAAGTAGCGGACTTCACCGAAAATTTGGAGGGAATCAGCTTCTCCGGACAGATGCACAGTTTGGTTGTGCTGGATAAAGAGAATAATGTCCTCCGCAATGCAATCCTTTGGAATGACGTCAGGACAACCAAACAGTGCAAGGCGATCACGGATGCCTTCGGAAAAGAACTGCTTGCGATCACGAAAAACATCGCGTTGGAAGGATTCACTTTACCGAAAATTCTCTGGATCCAGGAAAACGAGCCGGAAATCTGGGAAAAGGTGCAGCACATGCTGTTGCCAAAGGATTATCTGGGATATTGGATGACCGGCACCATGCATATGGACTACTCGGATGCAGCCGGCACGCTGCTTCTGGATGTGGAGAAGAAAGAATGGTCCAAACCGATTCTTGAAAAATTCCGCATCCCGGAAACCCATTTGCCTGAATTGATCGGATCTTCCGGCATGACCGGGAACCTGCGGCCGGAACTGGCGAACCGCTTCGGGTTTGAAAAGGAAGTAAAAATATTTGCGGGTGGCGCGGATAACGCCTGCGCTGCGATCGGCGCTGGTATCGTGAATGCCGAGACAGGCATGGCCAGCATCGGGACATCCGGTGTGTTCCTCGCATTCGAGGATTCGGCTGAGCAGGATTACCAAGGCAAATTGCACCTGTTCAACCACACCATTGAGGATGGCTACTATTCGATGGGCGTCACTTTGGCGGCGGGCCACAGCCTCAACTGGTTCAAGGATACGTTCGCTCCTGACAGCACGTTCGAGGAACTGCTTGAAGGTCTGGATGCCATCCAACCGGGTGCGGATGGCTTGTTGTTCACCCCGTATATCGTTGGCGAACGGACGCCGCATGTCGACGGCAAAATCCGCGGCAGTTTCATCGGGATGGACACGAGCCATACGATCAAACATTTTGGACGAGCGGTACTGGAAGGGATCACCTTCTCCTTGAAGGATTCGCAAGTATTGATGGAACAAGTGGCTGGCAAGTCCTTCAAGCGGATCGTTTCCGTTGGCGGAGGAGCCAAAAATCCGGATTGGCTGCAGATCCAAGCAGATGTTTTCGATGCCGAAATCACCTGTCTGGAAGTCGAACAGGGACCTGGATTGGGTGCCGCAATGTTGGCAGCGGTCGGACTTGGATGGTTCCCTACCGTGACTGCTTGCGCAGACGTGTTTGTTGCCTACAAAGATGTCATCCGGCCTATTCCGGAAAATGTTGCAGTCTATAAAAAAATGTATGCACTGTATACGCAAGTTTACGGAGCTACAAAAGAAATTTGTCATGAATTAACAAAAGAGTAA
- a CDS encoding sugar ABC transporter substrate-binding protein, whose product MFKKRKSLLTGISIATMLLLGACGNEGSADADMSKTLYFVPIVDTGAYWNPMKKGAEDAAEDLGYTLVTKTSPSAEPSKKEKHIGFIKEATAKDVAGIAVAPIEKKSFVDPIVAAMDKDIPVITFDADLENEADRTAYVGTDNVSAGKELGKQAAEEMKEKGITSGSIAIVCVDVAQPTMIDREEGIKAGFEEVYGADTSNFKFLATIQDNDQPSESKKQLEGYISANKDLVTVFSLGSEGPDVGVMSAIESQGKSGEILHYGFDYTDTWLKGIDDGRITAIVDQDAYGIGYQVIENLVKAIDGEEIDKTIPIDVKYVKAADLKAYGEEKSKIKTGSTDDVETKDSETKDSE is encoded by the coding sequence AGATATGTCTAAAACTTTGTACTTTGTTCCTATTGTCGATACAGGAGCATACTGGAATCCTATGAAAAAAGGGGCTGAAGATGCAGCTGAAGATTTAGGCTACACGCTAGTGACCAAGACTTCTCCATCAGCTGAACCAAGTAAGAAGGAGAAACATATTGGATTCATCAAAGAAGCGACAGCGAAAGATGTAGCAGGGATCGCAGTTGCGCCGATCGAGAAGAAGTCATTTGTTGATCCAATCGTAGCTGCAATGGATAAAGATATCCCTGTCATCACTTTTGATGCAGATTTAGAAAATGAAGCAGACCGTACAGCGTATGTCGGAACGGATAATGTATCTGCCGGAAAAGAATTAGGCAAGCAGGCTGCAGAAGAAATGAAAGAAAAAGGCATAACAAGCGGATCCATTGCGATCGTTTGTGTAGATGTCGCGCAACCGACTATGATCGACCGCGAAGAAGGAATTAAAGCAGGGTTTGAAGAGGTCTATGGCGCAGATACGAGTAATTTCAAATTTTTAGCTACTATCCAAGACAACGATCAACCTTCTGAGTCCAAGAAACAATTGGAAGGTTACATTTCCGCTAATAAAGACTTAGTGACCGTATTCTCGCTGGGATCAGAAGGTCCGGATGTGGGCGTTATGAGTGCGATTGAATCACAAGGGAAATCTGGAGAAATTCTGCACTATGGATTTGACTATACAGATACTTGGTTAAAAGGAATTGACGACGGCCGGATCACTGCAATTGTTGACCAAGATGCATACGGAATCGGCTATCAGGTGATTGAGAACTTAGTCAAGGCAATCGATGGTGAAGAGATTGACAAGACAATTCCGATTGATGTGAAGTATGTTAAAGCTGCTGATTTGAAAGCTTACGGCGAAGAGAAAAGCAAAATAAAAACAGGATCGACTGATGATGTTGAAACGAAAGACTCTGAAACGAAAGATTCAGAATAA
- a CDS encoding alpha-glucosidase, whose translation MEKHWWQEVVVYQIYPRSFKDSNGDGIGDIAGMTEKLDYLEKLGIGAIWLSPVYQSPNDDNGYDISDYEAILNEFGTMAEMEHFIAEADKRNIKVVMDLVVNHTSDEHAWFIEAKKGKDNPYRDYYVWADPAADGGVPNGLGSAFSGPAWEWDAASGQYYLHLFSKKQPDLNWQNKAMRQEIYAMMNRWIAKGIGGFRMDVIDLIGKIPEKGITGNGPQLHEFLQEMQQATFGNHDLLTVGETWGATPEIAKLYSAPERNELSMVFQFEHIGLDQKPDGEKWDLQPMRVAELKRILAKWQTELGHDGWNSLFWNNHDLPRMLSRWGNDQEYRSESAKMLAILLHMMKGTPYIYQGEEIGMTNTPIASIAEARDIETINMYHERLAKGYSEADILASINAKGRDNARRPMQWDASQHGGFTTGTPWIGVNGNYPVINAEAALADPNSIFYTYQKLIRLRKEQPIMVWGDFELVDTVDEVISYYREYEGERWLVVTNFSDAEQPFSVDDGIADVIIQNDEDEITSLKDLQLKPWQAFVVKVAA comes from the coding sequence ATGGAAAAACATTGGTGGCAAGAGGTTGTCGTTTATCAGATTTATCCGCGGAGCTTCAAAGACAGCAACGGCGATGGCATCGGCGATATCGCCGGCATGACCGAAAAATTGGACTATCTGGAAAAATTGGGGATCGGGGCGATCTGGCTTTCGCCCGTCTACCAGTCGCCGAACGACGACAACGGGTATGACATTTCCGATTACGAAGCCATTCTCAACGAGTTCGGCACGATGGCGGAGATGGAACATTTCATCGCGGAAGCCGACAAGCGCAACATCAAAGTGGTGATGGATCTGGTGGTCAACCACACTTCGGATGAGCATGCCTGGTTCATCGAAGCCAAAAAAGGCAAAGACAATCCCTACCGCGACTATTACGTCTGGGCGGACCCCGCCGCAGACGGCGGCGTGCCGAACGGATTGGGCTCAGCCTTCTCCGGTCCGGCCTGGGAATGGGATGCGGCGAGCGGTCAATACTACCTGCATCTTTTCAGCAAAAAACAGCCGGACCTGAACTGGCAAAATAAGGCCATGCGCCAGGAAATCTACGCGATGATGAACCGCTGGATCGCCAAAGGCATCGGCGGGTTCCGCATGGACGTCATCGACCTGATCGGGAAAATCCCCGAAAAAGGCATCACCGGAAACGGCCCGCAGCTGCATGAATTCCTGCAGGAAATGCAGCAAGCGACTTTCGGCAACCATGATCTGCTGACCGTCGGCGAAACCTGGGGCGCGACCCCGGAAATCGCCAAATTGTATTCCGCTCCCGAGCGCAACGAGCTGTCGATGGTCTTCCAATTCGAACACATCGGCCTGGACCAAAAACCGGACGGCGAAAAATGGGATCTGCAGCCGATGCGGGTCGCCGAACTGAAGCGGATCCTGGCGAAATGGCAGACCGAACTAGGACACGACGGCTGGAATTCCCTGTTCTGGAACAACCACGATTTGCCGCGGATGCTTTCGCGCTGGGGCAATGACCAGGAATACCGTTCGGAGAGCGCCAAAATGCTGGCGATCCTGCTGCACATGATGAAAGGCACACCTTACATCTACCAAGGCGAAGAAATCGGCATGACCAACACGCCGATCGCATCCATTGCGGAAGCAAGGGACATCGAAACGATCAATATGTACCACGAGCGCTTGGCGAAAGGCTATTCCGAAGCGGATATCCTGGCATCGATCAACGCCAAAGGACGCGACAATGCCCGCCGCCCGATGCAGTGGGACGCTTCCCAGCACGGCGGATTTACAACAGGGACACCTTGGATCGGCGTGAATGGAAATTATCCGGTCATCAACGCAGAAGCGGCGTTGGCTGACCCAAATTCTATTTTTTATACCTACCAAAAACTGATCCGCCTGCGCAAAGAACAGCCGATTATGGTTTGGGGCGATTTCGAACTGGTGGATACGGTCGACGAAGTCATCAGCTATTACCGGGAATACGAGGGCGAACGCTGGCTGGTCGTGACCAACTTTTCCGATGCCGAGCAACCGTTCTCGGTCGATGACGGGATAGCCGACGTGATCATCCAGAATGACGAGGATGAGATTACCAGTTTGAAGGACCTCCAGCTGAAGCCTTGGCAAGCTTTCGTGGTGAAGGTGGCCGCATGA
- a CDS encoding phosphoketolase family protein, producing the protein MTAFDSKEYLDKVDAFWRAANFISVGQLYLKDNPLLQRPIEETDVKLHPIGHWGTISGQNFIYAHLNRVINKYDLNMFYVEGPGHGGQVMVSNSYLDGSYTEIYPEITEDLEGLTKLYKQFSFPGGVASHAAPETPGSIHEGGELGYSLSHATGAIFDNPEVIAATVVGDGEAETGPLAAGWFSNVFINPVTDGAVLPILYLNGGKISNPTILDRKSNEELTQYFGGMGWETLFVEGTKPEAVHPIMAQVLDTAVEKIKAIQTEARKGSATEAKMPAWPVIIFRTPKGWTGPKTWDGEPIEGGFRAHQVPIPVDAHHMQHIDALVDWMQSYRPEELFTADGKLVAELKEMAPKGDRRMATNPITNGGIDPKPLNIPDWKQYAVDTTVPGAVIAQDMIEFGNFARDLIVDNPDNFRIFGPDETKSNRLNKVFEVTNRVWMEAIDPAYDEWLSPSGRVIDSQLSEHQAEGFLEGYVLTGRHGFFASYEAFLRVVDSMITQHFKWLRKAKEQMWRKRYPSLNLIATSTVFQQDHNGYTHQDPGLLTHLAEKKPEFIREYLPADANSLMAVMAETMASEEQINLIVSSKHPRPQFYSAEEAEVLVKDGLKVIDWASTCGDAEPDVVIAAAGTEPNLEALAAVTILHKQFPALKIRFINIVDLLKLRHPDVDPRGLSDETFDAYFTADKPIVFAFHGFEGLIRDIFFDRQNHNLHIHGYRENGDITTPFDMRVLSEMDRFHLAQDAANAVYGEEAAVFSQRMTETVDFHHRFIRENGEDIAEVMEWKWEALKQAVPQR; encoded by the coding sequence ATGACTGCATTTGATTCAAAAGAGTATCTGGACAAGGTGGATGCCTTCTGGCGCGCCGCCAATTTCATCTCCGTGGGACAACTGTACCTGAAGGACAATCCCTTGCTGCAACGCCCGATCGAGGAAACCGATGTGAAGCTGCATCCGATCGGCCACTGGGGAACGATCTCCGGCCAGAACTTCATCTATGCCCACTTGAACCGCGTCATCAACAAATATGATCTGAACATGTTCTATGTCGAAGGACCGGGGCATGGCGGCCAAGTCATGGTTTCGAACTCCTATCTGGACGGCTCCTACACGGAAATCTATCCGGAAATCACCGAAGATCTGGAAGGTTTGACAAAACTCTACAAACAATTCTCCTTCCCGGGCGGGGTCGCTTCCCATGCGGCACCGGAAACACCCGGATCGATCCATGAAGGCGGCGAACTCGGCTACTCGCTTTCCCATGCCACCGGCGCCATCTTCGACAATCCGGAAGTGATCGCGGCGACTGTCGTCGGCGACGGGGAAGCTGAAACCGGCCCATTGGCAGCCGGCTGGTTCTCCAATGTGTTCATCAATCCGGTAACCGATGGGGCTGTTTTGCCGATCCTGTATCTGAACGGCGGCAAAATCTCCAACCCGACGATCCTCGACCGCAAATCAAACGAAGAACTGACGCAGTACTTTGGCGGCATGGGCTGGGAGACGTTGTTCGTGGAAGGAACCAAACCGGAAGCGGTGCATCCGATCATGGCGCAAGTGTTGGATACGGCTGTTGAAAAAATCAAAGCGATCCAAACCGAAGCCCGCAAAGGTTCCGCTACCGAAGCGAAGATGCCGGCTTGGCCGGTCATCATTTTCCGCACACCGAAAGGCTGGACGGGTCCAAAAACGTGGGATGGCGAACCGATCGAAGGCGGCTTCCGTGCCCACCAAGTGCCGATTCCGGTGGATGCGCACCATATGCAACACATCGACGCACTGGTTGATTGGATGCAGTCCTACCGTCCCGAAGAACTGTTCACTGCCGACGGCAAACTGGTGGCTGAATTGAAAGAAATGGCACCGAAAGGTGACCGACGGATGGCTACGAATCCGATCACGAATGGCGGGATCGATCCGAAACCGCTCAACATTCCGGATTGGAAGCAGTATGCTGTCGATACGACCGTGCCGGGCGCAGTCATCGCTCAGGACATGATCGAATTCGGCAACTTTGCCCGCGATCTGATCGTGGACAATCCGGATAACTTCCGCATCTTTGGACCCGATGAAACCAAATCGAACCGCCTGAACAAAGTCTTCGAAGTGACGAACCGCGTCTGGATGGAAGCGATCGATCCCGCGTATGATGAATGGCTTTCTCCGTCCGGCCGTGTCATCGATTCGCAGTTGTCCGAACACCAGGCCGAAGGCTTCCTGGAAGGCTATGTCCTGACCGGGCGTCATGGGTTCTTCGCAAGTTACGAAGCCTTCCTGCGTGTGGTGGACTCGATGATCACTCAACATTTCAAATGGTTGCGCAAAGCCAAAGAACAGATGTGGCGCAAACGCTATCCGTCCTTGAACCTGATCGCGACATCGACCGTGTTCCAACAGGACCATAATGGCTACACTCACCAAGATCCAGGTTTGTTGACGCACTTGGCTGAGAAGAAACCGGAATTCATCCGCGAATACTTGCCGGCGGATGCGAACTCCTTGATGGCCGTGATGGCGGAAACGATGGCTTCCGAGGAACAGATCAACCTGATCGTGTCTTCGAAACACCCGCGGCCGCAATTCTACTCTGCGGAAGAAGCAGAGGTACTGGTCAAGGATGGCCTGAAAGTGATCGACTGGGCTTCGACTTGCGGAGACGCAGAACCGGATGTCGTGATCGCGGCAGCGGGAACGGAACCGAACCTGGAGGCACTTGCCGCAGTCACGATCCTGCACAAGCAGTTCCCGGCATTGAAGATCCGTTTCATCAACATCGTCGACCTGTTGAAATTGCGCCATCCGGATGTGGATCCGCGCGGCTTGAGCGACGAAACATTCGATGCCTATTTCACGGCGGACAAACCGATTGTCTTTGCCTTCCACGGCTTCGAAGGCTTGATCCGCGACATCTTCTTCGATCGTCAAAACCATAACCTGCACATCCACGGCTACCGTGAGAATGGGGACATCACGACACCGTTCGACATGCGCGTATTGTCTGAGATGGATCGTTTCCACTTGGCGCAGGATGCAGCCAACGCCGTCTATGGCGAAGAAGCGGCAGTCTTTTCGCAAAGGATGACGGAAACGGTGGACTTCCACCACCGCTTCATCCGCGAGAACGGCGAGGACATTGCGGAAGTCATGGAATGGAAATGGGAAGCTTTGAAACAGGCTGTTCCTCAGCGTTAA